The Apium graveolens cultivar Ventura chromosome 10, ASM990537v1, whole genome shotgun sequence nucleotide sequence GGATGAAGAACTTGATGGTTCTCGAATCAGGCTAACTCGTCTGGAAGAAGCTATGTTCGGAGACAGGAGGGTCGACCGGGAACCAATCGTGACCAAAGAAATTGAGCAATATCGACCTCGTCCGGGCAAGGAATGGCAATTTCCCAGGATTAGTGAGTTCAACGTGAAGGGTGACCCAAAGGACCACTGTGAAAAGTATGAACTATTGATGATAGGTATGGGCCATAACGATATCATGCTTTTCAAGATGTTCAAAACCTACCTGAAGAGCTCAGCTTCGATGTGGTACAAGTCCCTCAAACCCAGGTCCATCGGGTCGTATGAGCAGTGGAAGAGGAAATTCTTGAAGTACTACTCCCATCTGTGCCGAAAGGCGAAGGACACCGAAGCCATGATCCATTATAGGCAAAGAACGAACAATGAACTTGGGGATTACTTGGCTTGGTTCAAGGAAGAAGCTGGAATGGTCACCAACCTGGACAAAGTCAAGGCAATGGGCTTATTTATGGCTGGGCTGGACCCCTATAAAGATAAAAATCTTCGCTCATCTCTTTACGATTTTCCTCCCAAATCCCTCAATGATATCTATGTGAGGGGAGAGAATATTCGGAGAAAATGGAAGTATCAGAGGTTACAAAGATTCCCGAAGATACGATCGCTCGAAACGACCAGAGAGATATGATAGCTCCAGATCTGGGGGCGACCGAATGGATAGTAGGAAAGAAGGAAGAAAGGAAACCGATCATGGGGCCAAACAACGTTAAGATAGAGATTGGTTGTATTCACCCCTTTGAATGCACCAATCTCCAGGATTCTCCATGAGATCAAAGGAAAGCCTGGGTTCGTTCGGCCAGCTAAGATGAAAGTCCCAAATCACAAGAAAAATAACGACAAGTACTATGATTACCACAGAGACAAGGGGCATAATACTGATGAGTGCTACCACCTCAAGAAGCTTATTGAACGAATGATCAAAGAAGGCGAACTCAATCAGTTCGTCTGGGATCTAAGAGATATACTAAGGCCGAAAGACAATCAGGAAGAGCCGAAAGTCGAAGATCCTGAATAGAGAGACGGGATAAGGGGAAAAGTGAAGAGAATTTTACAGGTAGTGTGCTGGATAGAGATAGTAAGATGGCGAAGCAGAGGTACGCCAGACAAGTGAACAACCTCTACCAGTTCGGTCAGGAAAAACCCCATATGTCCATGACTTTTAGCATCAAAGATTATGAGGATGTCATTCATCCACATGAGGACCCCGTTATCATCAATCCTCTCATTGAACATAACAAAATTTGGAAGGTTCTTGTAGATACTGGCAACTCGGTCAATATCCTATTTCACAAGACCTACTGTAAAATGAATCTGGTGGGAGAACAACTGGATCCTTGTGACGAAGCCCCTCTTTATGCCTTCGGCGGACACCCAATACAGTTTGAAGGTAAAATCATTGTAataccctccaaatccggggtatagatctTGGGCATTACGAATACTAACTACTTTATTGAACCTGtacaattataatataaatatataattacccattactactactactcaggatcttttcaaggttaaggattgaaaacaagaatgacACACCAACTTTATTACAATAATTCTAAATAAACtgtcttacaaactctctttattacaaaccagttttctattcaaattttaaactaaacatcttttattcaaattacaactatcatttatcctgttacacctgctTTAGCatttcaaaactctcttctgggatagggacaaacactcttggaattagagggtcccgcagcttgacccgcttcttgactactcgggttctgatgggtttcattctcaaccttaactgaaaaacaaggtgaacaacaataataggggtgagccaaaattgctcaacaagcctgcaataatatatatatatatatagtgtaatGAGAGAAGATAAATGAACTGGTAATCTGCcggtttgaacaaccatctgtttccGTAATAAATGCCTTtactggcgagtaccaaatgaacgagactggacacaacaaccaacatatgcactataacctgttgATCAGTCATGATATAGCGCGGATATATACCCAAAAGTATAAaccccaccaacatatagggtacccaggcactatggcctaataatcaagggtccggttcataccgggcccgtatcgtaaccatccagtccatagcttagcaacCGGGATAATCGGTATActttcgatgtatcccaacatcagaatatatcagagtatatgtaattattgaaatatgaatagaggattcaatgaattaagataaatcaagaattgaaatgaaatagaaataaaGGAACAATAATTATGTATTAGTGTTTGTGAACAAGATTTATCAAGGTGTAGCTTTCATGAAGAGTTGGAAGCAATTccctattctgaacttagaataaggAAAAAACTTGCCTGGAATGCACCTTGCCTCAGGTAATTCACAGCCTTCTATCTCCGGCTTGATTCGCCTGGCTGGTGTTGAATCTTTAAAGGAAAAATACTTGTTTAGCTGACTTACGTCGTACGCAATCTCAGACTGATACcacgtagcccttatcgtctacgcatacgattctatctgactcgtatataaTTATCTGGCAAATAATGTTCAAGGAATCACGtaatcacatagcacataaggcacataacgAAATTAGGCATataatatttttagaattgataCTAGACCTATATTCATATTAACAAACATTATCTAGCTCGATTtctaatttttcgggatttattggactcgttTTTATCAATAACCGGgtctataaataattaagtatTATAAGACGACCCGCTCtcgaaagaaattatgatttataactatttttaatggaatcaagtcatttttctgagtctaagggtctttgtttcacttaaatcggatagacggtttaattattacgcaataaacaatatttaatcaattattaatcaattataattaattaatcataattaataaaaacttaattatttttttaaataattaattaagaattatcatattttaaaataattattccctaatttttggaattaattacaatttattacaaattatctAGTTAAATTGATTACTTATAATTAACTAATCGATACGTATAATTATTACGTAATCTGGACATACGTAATTAAATAAAACGATACTCGGACGTCAAAATTCTAAAATTCGGAACGCAACTTGAATTATTACGAGTCACTCGCTTGAACGATCAATTATCGAACCATTAATCGGTTTAATTAATTAATCtcaattattgaataattaactaaataattaggaaaattaatagataaataaataattacattttcaaatttttaaattaataaaataatttagaaattatttacaaaataattcagatttttaatctaattattatttgatttttctaattattatttgatttttctatttattaaaactaatttctgattttataaaaataggaATTAATTAGAAAATCCAAAAACACTTTTCTGGAAATCAGTACGGGGGATTTTGGATTGAAACCGGGTCCTTGTTTCTGGTTAACGGGTCGAAATTTGGGTCTTCATGAACATGGTTCGACCTGCCGGAATCTGCAAAAACTCCGGCCACCCCCGAGCTTTTCCGACGAGTCCATTTCAAACTTCCAGATCATCGTTTCTCCAAGGTTTTGGTTCCACTCGATTCCCCCGTGTTGCAGCAATCTCCCCGCGGCGTCAACACCCTCCTGCCACCGCCCTACCTCCATCTCCGGCCAATCCCCGATCTTTTCCGACGGGTTTCATCGGAAAATTACTCCCCACCAGAATCACAACCAAACTTCGCAAAATTCATCTCAAATCAAAGCTACAGACTTCTATAATCATTCCcaataattaaaatcaattaaaagcatccataaatcaaaaaaatgaaataaaaaaaaactaaaaattcaAGAACACAACCTATCATTCCATGGGTGATAAAATCGATATAAATATACCAAATCATTTCTAAGACTATGATAAAGCTATACGAATCATCAGAACAATCAAACAATTACTCGAACTCAAAAACCGATTTGAACTCAAGAACACataaaattgattttattgaAGAACCAACCTCAGTTGACGATGTAGAtatcaatagattcgtctcttcACAAGGATTATTTTGGTTACTCGAATTATTTCAGTGGTTCAGTAAATACCTCGCAATCACAGTTTAATCTTCAAGCTTTCTCAAGAACCAGAACCTTACCCCCacaattaatttcaaattttctgatttttttaataattaactaatactaattactaattaatcagctatttatactatgtaaaataatatccctaaataaaattaaggccctaattatacatctaataaaattaattggccccaattttataatttattattattaattatgaaattttaaatatccaataaatacaaaatatatgccaaaaatttccaaaaattgtgaataatacaaaattgcaaagaaaaatgatatttgataatttcatgatcctacaaaaataaaaatatgatttttgtggggtttttgacacccgaagggggCCAAAATAGACGTTTTTCGCGAAACTGGaaaaatttgtaaaacgtctagatgtTTAGTATATCGATGTGGCATAGGCCatacttggaaaaatagggccaatgattttgtttgaaatattgGCTTTTAAAAACACTGTTTGGGCTGTACTAATTTTGATATAAGACATTTAACTTACAATAAAATACTCGATAATTACCCGAAACACATTCTGATCAAAACAGATAAtacgtagcacatagcaattacGGTTTTAGGACTCAACATACTTACtgacataataatacacataaatcacctttattaagatataatacaagcgtaatttctcggtcgtaactgtgacgccctccaaacccgggtcaaaagtttggggctcacaactcaccacaatatttaaacctgtatataaagtattatatgcattaaCCCTTCtatacacaaccacggatcgcaacaggttaaagtatgaaaacaagtcataatcttaacttttattacatcataccaaatcccaactaattcaacttaccatggctaaggatatcgtacttacaatcttacacaactcatctataatataaagctcctgctagctcgatccaagttaaacggaaatcctagctcgcacactggacatggaatcctcgttaccaacaatttcctttccaactgttgaaaacataaaatttttgcaagagtgagcttactagctcagcaagtaataatagcagcaattgaggttaaacaattaccaaattgaaatgattcagaagaatcaagtttctgaataagcaatgattagaattggatattcactttttattttaaaaaccaaggttaggctgctgatcagtcacgcactaaccccgagcaaggctcccagctttgctttatatactggatccaaggcacgcattgacctattatgaccacgaatctggtctgaccacgaatctggtccacatttatacaaccatccaattctaaaacaattcaatatgataaccaatgtaaatcaataagctgaatcataacaacatttatcttgaagcatagggtgattcataacaccatgaGGGCATAACAGGGAATTCGAacagattggctttcaatcaaggaaagattcCGAAAGTAGAAGatcaagggttcaagggttccaagaattggtcttctgttaaacaaggaataagggttggtatcttaagaaactcaatatcagaatcagtatgtggtagatatatatttgtggagtagtatcgtatgtgtatggctcgtatctgggaattcaacaatcaatggttcatgaagaataaggcttatggctcaagatcaataagaatcagggttcaaggttaaatagtttaaagtgcttgcagtataaaacaggagttattttgaataatagcaacatattatgaaacagttcgaaattttttgcaatatatcttgaaaaaggttcagaagtacttgccttatcaccgacgatttccactttacttgtactcatctaatagttttactcatcaaccactttccttctctttctatgccttgcttctatttatcaatcatttgccttctctttctacgcttcaattctatatatggatcactggtttccttttctatgccttgctgactctgctaggcatcgcaaatatctatcaattattcatactcatattattttaatcgtcacatagacgtcataagcttttatctacccttcgtttcacccaaatacgatttacggattgaaagttatgactgaAATAGTCAAACATTAACcatataggcatataacacattaatcagatagcacattaatcagctttttctgctgttcctgaaataggctaccacatctctgtcaatccatgtgcctctgtcagctttgttaactgtcactatcaactgctatgagactgagcatccgttgaagctttcatccattgatggctttatccgttgatgctctagcagtgcattcgttgaagctttcatccgttgatggctttatccgttgatgctctagcagttgaagctctatccgttgaagcacttatccgttgatggatattatccgttgaagcattagaggcatccgttgaagcttagtttctcatccgttgaaggtcttcaatatccgttgacacttcttcacttatacaaaattacaaggcatgaaatatttacaattagccctcctatttgtacatccattagtagtcaacatgactgattatctcctaacaacatctaagaattacagcttgaaaccagagagtgagatgtgctacaataccaaacttattgctaagtaaggctactccttcaacggatagccaagatggtcttatccgttgaggttacaaacactagatttctacttaagtgttttgctgaacttatcatcaaactaatacacatattcctaacagggAGGTTAAAATGGTAATTAACCATCTTCTTCCTCCCCCTCTGTTAACTCCGGCGGCCGGCAGCCATGGCCGCCGCCCGGAGCTTTTCCGGCTACCACCAAGAAGTCCAGAAACACACGAAAATTACAGAAAATGATCTTTGACATTCCAGAAACATAAATTCACCAATAGTTTGTGCAAACCATCGCTGTATCATCCGGAAATCTGTTCGGAAATATCCGACGCCGCCACGCGGTGTATTCTGGCGACACTTCTCCGGCTACCCTCTGTTCATAAAATTTATACCAATCGAATCCTTATTTAACGATCTATAACATGGTGTCATCAATTTACATCAATGACCCCTAGATTAAAAATGCCTTGATGAAAGGATCTTGCAGATGGTTGCTTTGATGGTGAAAAGCTTTAAGAAGATGGATTATAAGGACTTTAAGAAAGGGAAAAGATTTTCCATGAGCGGTTCCAGTTCTTCCAAATATGATAAAAAGATCTACATAAAGTATGACGAGAATGAGTCAAGACCAGGAAACATTGACAAGTCCAATATCaagtgttacaactgtgatgaagTTGGGCACTATGCAGCTGATTGTAGGAAGCCAAGAGCTGGAAAGGAACAAGCTTTAATCACAAAGAAGAAAGACTGGGCTGATACTTCAGAATCTGATGAGGGTGTCAACTAtactctcatggaaaatgctgattATGAGTATGAGAATACTGATACTAAGGTACCTCAAACCATTATTGCTTTTGATACTGTTAATATTTGTGAATTAAAATTATTTCTGAAAACTTTACATGTTATCTATATTAAACTATTAAAAATTCTATGATCGAAATTGAGAATTCTGActtaaagaaaagaaatgatcacctagaaactgagttgattttcatgctagaaattcaaaaagaaagagatgatgttatttatgttaaagataaattattagaagaacATGCATATCTTGAGAAAGAATTATATTAAAAAAGAGAAATAATAAAACTTTGGACTAATTCGGGAAAAACAACTCAGGGTTTAATTGAAAGCGGTTGTTGGGGGTAAGGATTAGGTTATGCAGATAAACCTAGTACTGAGGTTAAAAAGGAAATTGAGTATAAGAATCTTAAACCAGTAAATATTGGTAAAtaagttaaaatgaataagtCTAAGTTAACACCTGTTAAGTTTGACTTGAGTGCTGATGGACTCAAATCAGTGAATGAGaagggttcaacatcagcatCCATACAAGACTTAAAAACAGATAATTATGAACAGGTTAAGGCTAAGTCAGTTAATATTGATTTGATGACACAGAAGTAACTTAAACAAAAGCTGAAAGAAATTAAattgaaaaacaagaaaaaataaCCTAGGAAAAAATAGGTTTGGAAAGATTGGTATTAATAAAGAAAATAGGTACAAACCAATCactaatgcacctagaaagacttATTTAAACTGTGGTACTACTAATCATCTTGATGTTGCttaaaggaaaaataaagaaataaatgtTATTTCTCCTAAATTAGAGTTTAGGAACAGGACATATAGATATAGACCACAACaaccttgttttcattgtggtagtatttGACATTCTATTTACATAtttaaagagtatcacagtttgtattatgactATTATGAACCGAAACCctctttaaattaaaaaaaattatttatgcATGTGTATCTCCTTGTATAGGAATGTTAGCATGAACTCTGATATTAAGTCTCCTGCTGTAAATACTAATAAACTTAACAAGGCTAAAAgattcaagcaagtctgggtccttaaaaattcTAACTAATGGCGATTTCATGGAAACGGGAAAAATACCTTAGTCTTGGACAATGGATGCTCAAGATATATGACTGGAAAGAAGGAcctgctatcagagtttaaggtGAAGGTTGggccaagtgtttcttatggagatggcaacttaaggaaaactctgggatatggaaaaatcaaacttaggaatgtcatcattgaagatgtaCTCTAGTTACAgaactcaagcataatctgatgagtgtgagtcaaatctgtgacagaggttatcatgtggatttttatGACGAGCATTATGAAATTGTCATCAATTCAAGTGGCATTATTGCAATGATTAGTTACAGAtatggtaacttatatgaagccGGGGTTTCCATAAATACTAGTGGCTCTACAATCTGTCTACATACAAAGGAgttggggaaagaacatggcctcttacatcctccagctcatccagatagagttcaatgtctgaaaattcttttatgtcacagatgtgaacataatcatctttagagttttgaggtttggacttaggcttctgtgtgaatttgattgaggctttagagggtgttgatttgattcttcttttctgcttctttgatgatggagaagaggttaggaaggtgggcaatttgatggtgtcccaatcaattggttcctccttgggaa carries:
- the LOC141690696 gene encoding uncharacterized protein LOC141690696; this encodes MFGDRRVDREPIVTKEIEQYRPRPGKEWQFPRISEFNVKGDPKDHCEKYELLMIGMGHNDIMLFKMFKTYLKSSASMWYKSLKPRSIGSYEQWKRKFLKYYSHLCRKAKDTEAMIHYRQRTNNELGDYLAWFKEEAGMVTNLDKVKAMGLFMAGLDPYKDKNLRSSLYDFPPKSLNDIYVRGENIRRKWKYQRILHEIKGKPGFVRPAKMKVPNHKKNNDKYYDYHRDKGHNTDECYHLKKLIERMIKEGELNQFVWDLRDILRPKDNQEEPKVEDPE